The following DNA comes from Sphingopyxis sp. BSN-002.
CCCTCCCGCTTGCGGGAGGGGCAGTGAGGCTTGCCAGCTTGCTGGCTAGCCGCAGCGGGGTGGGTTGATCGCAACGTCGCTGCCCACCCCCGACCCCTCCCGCAAGCGGGAGGGGAGAAGAGCGTCCGCAAACGGTCGGAAGCTGACGTTCTTCGGTCGTTACCGGAATATGTGCGCCAACGCACTGGGTGGCGCGTCTTGCGTCTTGCTGATCAAGCCAATCAGTGCGGGGATTAACTTAATCGCGGTCGATAAATCGATAAATTGCCAAGTCGACGTGCCCACTTGAATTTCGAGCAGTTCCCAAGTGATCGACATCGGGAAAAGGCAGAGCGCCGCCCACCAGCGCGAAAAACCCGCATCGTGCAGCCGCCTCACCGTTGTCACCGTGTAAATTATCATAAGCAATGCAAGCAGTATGAGTGACGGCATGGATCCAAGCGCGCTCCCAAGCGCCCAAATACCTGCAACGGCACACCCGAGAATTATGAGCGCGATCCAGTAGTGCTCACGTGAAGTACGGCCCCAAGGCAATAACATATGGCTGGCGCGGATCATGGGCGCTTCTTTAAGACAAATCTTCCATCGTCTGCAATCGGTCGATTGCTGCTACGACATCCTGATTTGCGCTGACCGTCGAAAATGGGGTGGCAAGCGGACGCTTTCCATGTGAACCCCGGCGAAAGCCGGGGCCCAGTCCGCTGGTGAAATCATGGGCCCCGGCTTTCGCCGGGGTGCACATCTCTATCGTCAGCAATCGGTCGAANNNNNNNNNNNNNNNNNNNNNNNNNNNNNNNNNNNNNNNNNNNNNNNNNNNNNNNNNNNNNNNNNNNNNNNNNNNNNNNNNNNNNNNNNNNNNNNNNNNN
Coding sequences within:
- a CDS encoding DUF805 domain-containing protein — protein: MIRASHMLLPWGRTSREHYWIALIILGCAVAGIWALGSALGSMPSLILLALLMIIYTVTTVRRLHDAGFSRWWAALCLFPMSITWELLEIQVGTSTWQFIDLSTAIKLIPALIGLISKTQDAPPSALAHIFR